The window acgtgccacgtcagcagtttgaccggtcaaaaagtcaaaatttaacccacttaatataaaattactattaTACCCTCTATTTTCTCCTCCCCTTCCCTTTCCCTCTAACTTCTCTCTACTTTGTTTCTCTTCCTTCCATCTTTCCCTTAGATCCAACTGTGATATTGTTGATAAGAGTGAAGATCAATTTGAGGAGGAAGGTAATGAATCAAGATAATATCCAATTACCCCTTTTAAACCATCTTTCCAAGCAGACACCCAGAGTATCCCGCCCTTGTAGCTGGCCGACAACTTCTTCCACTAACAAACTCTCTCAACAAATTTCATCTGTAACTATTTTACCTTCAAATTGAATGTATGAACAAGCGTCTCGTCTTAGATTTCTTATAAGGAGCCTTACCCAATTCTCTATTCAAAGATTCGCCTTCTTCTCCTCTGTTTATCAATACGCTCTTCGACGACGCCAGCGGCCAAGCACCATAAATGGGATTCTCAGCTGAAATTTTTTGTCAGTTTTATCGGAAAAGggattaaagtaataaaaaattttaaagCAGTAAATTGCACCTAAAAAGAAATTCTCCAATATTACGCACTGTAATCTTTTCCGTTACAGCCCAAGCTTGTAATTCTATTAACATCTGATCATTAACAGTTCATCCAATTTGataaaaagaatagaaaaaataaaCTAGATCACAATGATACAAGCCCAGTCATTTTGAAGCAATAAAGTCGAGGACTTAGAAAAAAATGGCAGAGAAGAGGAGCAACCCATGAGTTTCTGCAGATataataaattactgaataTAGAAAAGTGATTGTTTAAATCAGGGTTTAAATTGAATAGTTGCAGGAGAACTTATTTTTCATATGTAGAAATATAGATTTTGGTTCCAGTTGTTTCTTGTTGCGTTAATTGTTTATATTGTTAAATCTTCTCTGATCATTCTCTTCGTGTTGATCTTTAGGGAGTGAGGAGttggagagagaaagggaaagggaaagggaAGGGGAGGAGGAAATAGAGGGTAGaatagtaattttatattaggtgagttaaattttgactttttgaccggtcaaactgctgacgtggcgcgttgaccggtcatttttacctgctgtacaccaaagtgagaggtcacctataagttcgtatatattagtgagacaaattgaaggttgtacaccaaagtgtgaaattggacaaaggttgtacaccatcaGTGAAATTTACCCGACTTCTTTGCAACTAGTTTACAGAGCATTGTCACGGACATTATTTCTAACCGGACAATCAGCGTGAAATAATGCTCCAATGGAGCATTATCCAGAGCAAAGTCAAGGTATGTGTTCTGCACTCTTTTCCTCTTTCTATTCTTACTTCCACAATACAAACCCTAGAGTTTCACTCCCCAATTTCATCATTCTTCGCATTTCTTCTTCGTCTTATAGCTATGTAATTGTAAATGCTTCTTTTGGTAATGAAAATTACAGACACTGTTAGAATTTCTCAGTTTTCTGCAAGTTTTGTGTTGTGTATTTCTCAAATTAGGAGTTTTACTTTTACTTTGTTGACTTTCTTCTTGGGGAAACTGGTTGATGagctttttaattttatttttttgatgttATCAAGGATCTCGAATAAATGCTCTGGATAATGCTCAATCGGAGCATCATTTCAAGTTTGATTGTCTGGTTAAAAATAATGATGTGATACTGCTCTGTGAACTAGTGTGAAATTGGATTATCCGATTTTAAAATTGCCAAGAAGCCAGACACTATCACAGGCATTATTTCTAACTGAACAATCAACCTGAAATAATGCTATAAATGCTCTGGATAATGCTCAATTGGAGCGTTATTTCACGGTGATTGTCCGGTTAGAATAATGTCTGTGACAGTGGTAGGTAAACTTGAGTGAAATCGGATATTATCCGAGTTTAAAGGACAAAGATTGTCCTTCTTCACATCGTACTTAACCCCACGGTTTTGTCCGACATCTAACAAGGAAGTCGGACGAAGATAGTTCCAAACGCAGCACGAGTGTCCGTGCTGCTTTTTGATGGGAATCTATGTGAAGAAGTCGGACAATCTTTGTCCGACTTCTTTGCAATTTTAAAATCGAATACTCTTTATATGATTTCACCCTAGTTTTCAGAGCATTATCACAGCATTATTTCTAACCGGGCAATCAACATGAAATAATGCTCCAATGCAGCATTTATTCGAGGATCTTTCAATGCTGCTGACATATGTAGTCACTTCTGACACGACACTATCTATCAAATTTGAATGCTTTTTGTGAACTTGAATTGTAAGGAATACTGAATCTTTGGTTTTAACTATTTGATTTCCAGGTTGGGAACAgttaattcaattgttttggataCGGGCTTGAAGCCTAAAAATGGGTGCACTCTGTTGCTGTCCGTGCAACGATGAATTTGAAGAATATGCTTATGCTGGAAATTCAATGTATAGGCACTGCCTCTGTCTAAGAGTCTTTTTCCACCAGTTACTTTGTGGGGTAAGGATTGaaattttaagcaattttactctCAGATGTCTTTACTGATCGATCTAGGTTCTTATTGCAATTGTTTGAATCTGGTTGAATACTCGAACCGAGCCAAGCTTTGGACTGCTCATGCTCGGCTTGTcagaaaattaacgagctcgaacTCAACATCTTGTTCGTGAGCAGCTCGCGAGCTTGTTCACGAGCTTTGGCTCTTTAATTTTGTTTACGAACTTCGATcgcgaacaactcattaattatgttcatttgaaatttctttagcACAAGTTACGTGAACATTATAATcaagcttgttcatgaacctataaacGAGTCTTCACGTGAGCATTCAAGCTCAGCTCGTTTATAAATCAAGCCGAACACGGTCGAGCTTTTATCAAGCCGAATtagcggctcggctcatttacagccgtAAATACTACTGCTCAAGTCTCAACTGCACTACTTGGGCAAAAACTTTCTTAGAATGTTGCTTAATGCTTAGCCAAGTTTGAGCTGGCATCCCTTTAAGTAGTGTATTTTCTTAAGCATATATGTGCATTTTACGACTCATAATCTTGTGGTTTCGTGGAGCCTCGTTCTACATGGAAGTTTTTTCCAAGAGGATTTGAGTAAGTGCAAATTTCAAAATGtaccttttttttgtaattagttGTTTGGTTGGCAAATGATGGATTTAAAAGGGCTGTCTAGCTATGTTGCACCgaaatggaaatggaaagtAACGCATGTTTCTGAAAAAATATAGCTAGGAAACGGTAATGGAAATGGAAACGAACACAAAACACGGGAAAACTAGTGACGGAAAAGTAATGGTGTTTTGTGTCCCCACCAATTCGGCAATTCGTGTGCAGCAATATGTAAAATCAATTTGTGAAGTAAATCTATATTTGCATTATGCTCAAACTTTGGAGACAGGGGCCAAGTTCAGATATATAATATGATTATCTTGGTTCACAAAAGTTAGCACCAGGAGATAAATGAAGGGAAAATTCATTCCCTGGATGTCTTAACACCTTGTCTTTTACTCGTGATACATCTAATTTTGCAGGCTCTTTGAATCTGATTAAAGTCATTCCCGTAATTTCTACTCGTTTTTACGTAATTTTAGTTCTGTGGCATGCTTAAGTTATCCTCTTCATGCAAACGCAGTATGTTATGATGTTTCATAGACTTGAAAGTCGGCCAATATCACCGACCCAAGGAGGTACTTCGTTAACATCAACGAATGTCGGCATTGGTTCACTAGACGGTTCGACAAGTGATACTCATGTCTTATTGCCCAGACCTGCACCATTCGATGCTGATCAGCGATATGCTCGTTTACAGCGGGACGGTTTAGTATCTAGGAAGTCAATGACTCATTTCCAAGAAGAATCACAGCCATTGCGAAGAACTATGAGCAATTCTGGGCTGGAATCATCTGGTTTGGGGAAGAAACGGATTGGGGGTGATTCTGATGATGAAAATAAATTGAGTCATTCTGAGTCTTCCGACAAATTTTCGGCAATGAAAGTTGCGTATGGACAGTGTTATGTGCAGCAGTCTTCTGAAGATGAAGACGTGTGTCCTACATGTCTTGAAGGTAAATATAATACCAATGCATATATGGGTGCACTGTATTCTAATCAGTGTTCAAGAACAAGGCCGCCTAGGCGCTCAAAATCGAGAATCCATTCCGATTTTCTCCACCTAGGCCTCCTGGTCATTTTTTGGCCGCCTAGGCTGCCTCGAAGCGGCCTTGAGAGGCTTCCTTGGGGCTGCCTGGGCAGcgatcaaaacaaaaaaaaaacgttttttttttcattattattttgattttttgttttttcacaagggtaaaattccaaaaaaactaCTGTGGGTACATGAATTGTCAATTCGTGTAAccacaagttttttttttggaacttACTCTTATTATAAGTTACTTTTGAATATTGTCCCATGTTTTTTGgtgaattgtgtttattatcttCGGATATTCTTTACTAATTGCGTTTTCTACTTGTTTCCATGATATGACTGAAGACTTGAAGGACATTGTTTCATAGTTTTTGACACGTTTTAAaggatatatgttacaaattacatgttttctatattaaatcactatgttgcacggaaatggAAACGGATACAGAAACTGAAATGGGAAACCTAATTTCTGAAAAACATAGGATATGGAAACGTGggggaaacgtgtaaatattaaaaatataggggcatatttataaatattaaaaaaacaagaTGAATAAAGTCCAAGCTCAATCGAGATTCAAGCGACAAGGGTTACAGGAGAAAGAAATATTGGTAAGTTTTTTAAATTGAAGGATACAAGGAAGGAATTATCTTTCAAATAGGAAGTTTCAATTTTCCCTATCTTAGATTGAATAGGAATCgcaaaataaaaagtttgaatttccagaattttaatCGAAATAGGTAGGGAAAACTGTTTAAAAACTGAGAGacgtgtttcatattttggaTACTTACGGAAACATGCCCGGAAACGTTTCGTATCAGTTTCTGAGAGTTTCTGTTTCCCACATCTGCCGGAAACGGGGAAACACATGTcatgaagagtttccgtgcatcatagttaaatcattttatattatcattttagatagtataatgcatattttaattgcattataagaaaattaaaaaatacaggATTAATCCCAAGGGCCCTGACTGCCTGACAAACGCCTGCATCTTTTATAACCTTGATTCTAATTAGTTGCTTATCAGTGATGAAAATATTATTTGTTCTTGCAGAATACACCATAGAAAATCCTAAAATCCCAACAAAATGTTCTCATCATTTTCACCTTGGTTGTATCTATGAATGGTTGGAAAGAAGTGAAAATTGTCCA is drawn from Euphorbia lathyris chromosome 9, ddEupLath1.1, whole genome shotgun sequence and contains these coding sequences:
- the LOC136205787 gene encoding E3 ubiquitin-protein ligase At3g02290-like isoform X2; protein product: MQTQYVMMFHRLESRPISPTQGGTSLTSTNVGIGSLDGSTSDTHVLLPRPAPFDADQRYARLQRDGLVSRKSMTHFQEESQPLRRTMSNSGLESSGLGKKRIGGDSDDENKLSHSESSDKFSAMKVAYGQCYVQQSSEDEDVCPTCLEEYTIENPKIPTKCSHHFHLGCIYEWLERSENCPVCGKEMEFCESP
- the LOC136205787 gene encoding E3 ubiquitin-protein ligase At3g02290-like isoform X1 → MGALCCCPCNDEFEEYAYAGNSMYRHCLCLRVFFHQLLCGYVMMFHRLESRPISPTQGGTSLTSTNVGIGSLDGSTSDTHVLLPRPAPFDADQRYARLQRDGLVSRKSMTHFQEESQPLRRTMSNSGLESSGLGKKRIGGDSDDENKLSHSESSDKFSAMKVAYGQCYVQQSSEDEDVCPTCLEEYTIENPKIPTKCSHHFHLGCIYEWLERSENCPVCGKEMEFCESP